The DNA sequence TCAAAGAAGTTTattgtttaaaagaaaataaattttgaacctgttttttgtttgtttgacattTGGTCCTGtggaattttttgttttaaacaattCATGTTATCGCAGATGTAGTTAGGTAGTAGATGTTCTGTTTGCGGTGTTTACTTGTATCTTGTACATGAATGAATGATATGAATTTAAGAAACTTGAttgtactaaaaataatgagACCAAAGGACAACAAATATTCAagagaattagaaaaaaaaaatctgtagaGAATGTGTACCAGGTAACTGTTAAAAGTCACCAgggatttaatatttttctgtAGGAAGCGGATGTAGACAATGCGTAGTCAATTCACTTGCAATTGTTTGTATTGCTCATAAAGAAGTACTAGAAGAGTGGATTGTTCCAAGGTGATTTGTTGTACAGACATGTCATAGTTTCATGTAATCATTCATATCTTCATCCGCATAATTTGTTTGATCATTTTCATCTCTGATCAAGATCAATTAACAAATATCGAATATTTACACGGGTGATATGATTGAAGGTTTTGAAGACAATGCTCCTTTCCTTTCTCTTGCTTCTACCTTAAATTTCTGGTTTGCAACTCAATTAAAAGGATCAGGTCAGCTGCTATATTTACCGTGAATTTAAAATTCTAAGTATTTGATTCTCCGTCATTTGACAGTAAGCTTTAATGCTAATCTAAACAATGACAGTATGTGGATATCCAAACTTAGATTTAGAATTGCttcctgggttttttttctggaTTTCCAAACTTAGATTTAGAATTGCTTcctggtttgtttttttttttggatttccAAACTTAGATTTAGAATTGCTTCCTGAGATTTTTTTCTGGATTTTCAAACTTAGATTTAGAATTGCttcctggttttttttttttttggatttccAAACTTAGATTTAGAATTGCTTCCTGAGATTTTTTTCTGGATTTTCAAACTTAGATTTAGAATTGCTTCCTGGTTTTTTCTGGATTTCCAAACTTAGATTTAGAATTGCTTCCTGGTTTTTTTCTGGATTTCCAAACTTAGATTTAGAATTGTTTCCTGGGGTTTTTTCTGGATCTCCAAACTTAGATTTAGAATTGCTTCCTGGTTTTTCCTTCCGCGTCTAATTCTGCCCTGTAGCTTTCTTGATTGATTGTTTGGGGGTTAAAGCCGTATTGGCAATATAATAACCATTTACGGAGGttaactaaataaaatatggtCGGTTTTGAAGAGATTTGGAGCAACATAGTTATTAAACATAGTTATTAAACAGAatagatatacagtatatattgcATTGATATCTTTGTGACATTCATCGTTTCTTTACCTcgtttcagtactttgattctaTATAATTCCTAGTAATATCAAATAcgatagctgcagaactgtagctatctgaaaaaatattgttccGTCACAACATTgttcagagagctacaggtcTGCAGCTACAATTAATAATACACTTTCAATTGAATAGCAATCTTTACCAGAGGCATAAAGTGACATCATTAGCAAATTAGATTCTTGAATGCATGATTGAAAATCagtaatgtaaaataaaaacaggAAAGGGCCAAGTATAGATCCCCGTGGAACTCCAGCTGTGACTGGCTGATAAGATGATTGATACCTGTCTCATAAATAGTATTGAAACCATTGTAAGGCTGTAGCATCAGAATTGTAACACTGAAGTTTTAGAAGAAGAATATCATGATTTACAAGGTCAATCGCCTTACTAATTCGAGAAAGCCCGTCCCAATAAGTTTCTCTTTGTCCGTTTCATGTAACCTTTCACCTGTATATTTAGTGAGAGCTGTTTGACGACAGTATAATTGTCTGAAGCTTGGGATGGATCTACAAGATCAAAGTCTGCAAAAGAGACCGTATGTATATCGCTACAGGTGTTTGTAACATTTTTGATAATGTTGGTAACATAGATGAAAATATGGGTCTATAGTTAATGGGATATAATCTACCCCCCCTTTTGAAGACCGGAGTAACTTTCGCAAGTTCAGGGAGAATGTCAGGTACTATATTAGTATTTATGGCACGGATCACAGGCTTGTGTATTGGTTGTGCAGTAAGTTTCAACAGAACATCACAACTCTTTATATTTAAGGTCTTCATTTTTAATAACAAGCAAACAAATAACAAGGACTCCGATTTGTGGGCTGGTGTCGTGGAATCGGAACACAAATGGGCGGTCTAATAACCGTAACCTGCAAATAATACTAATCTTAGCAAAATTGAAGTGTAACATGACAATTTATCAAGAAATATCACTAGTGATCATCATAGTCAGGATTTTATATGATATTCAACTCTTCCGgaatatatttctaaaaaataaaacttgaagCAATTTGTAAAATTGAGGAAATTTACCCCTGTATTTCTTCATGAAATAGGGCCTCATGAATCTGATCTTCTTGATTGGAATGGGCATGATCTTTTTGTATGAAGGTCTTCTGTAACCTAAGTAGGAGCGCATTCTGTATCCCCCATACTTGGGTTTGTAGAAAAGTCTTGGCTTAAAGAATCTTTTCACTTTCCTTCCATACCCACTCTTCTTTCCGAATCCACCGCCAAAGCTAGCCCCCGCACTAGCTCTGGATCCTACAGACACCCGGGCGCCAACAGAGGCTCCAATGCCGACACCACCTCCAATGCCAATACCGCCTCCAATTCCGACACCACCTCCAATACCGACACCTCCTCCAATGCCGACACCACCTCCAATGCCGACACCACCCCCAATTCCGGCACCTCCTCCGAATCCCCCGTTACCTCCTCCAATGATGGTGGTGTCGTCGAAATTTCCAGAAATGCTGCCTGGGTTACCCCCTATGATAGTGGAGTCATCGAATGATCCGCTAATGGAGTTCAGGTTTCCACCTCTGTTGATGATTGTGCTGTCATCGAAAGACCCACTGATGCTGTTGATGTTTTGATCTCCAATTATGGTGGTGTCATCGAAATTTCCGTTGATGGTGGAGTCATCGAATGACCCACCAAGGGACCCGCCTCCTATGCTGAATCCTCCCCCGACATCGCCTCCAATATCTCCTCCGAAACCTCCCATTCTACCTCCTCCCATACCGCCTCCGATCCCTCCTCCCATACTGCCTCCGATACCTCCTCCCATACCGCCTCCGATCCCTCCTCCCATACTGCCTCCGATACCTCCTCCCATACCGCCTCCGATCCCTCCTCCCATACCGCCTCCGATACCTCCTCCAATACCACCTCCTACACCAATACCACCTCCTACAGCGGCGCCGACGGACGCTCCGATGGACACATCAGCGGAGGCATGACTAAGGGCACCACCCCCTATCACTCCGCCATTGTGGTTATCGTGATGACCTCCCTTGCCCATATTGTGGAGACCGATGATTCCTCCTTTTCCGTGTTGACCGTTGTCAATATGTCCACCATTGAAACTATTATCGAACTGTCCGAACTGTCCAATATCCATTCCAAGATCTACCTGGGTGGATCCGATGTTACCCCCATGATGATCGATAATTCCTCCATTTTGATGATGGCCAACCCCGCCACTATTACCCCAGCCCTGGTTTTGGCCACCCACTCCAAGATTGTTGGCTGACGCTCCACCAATGGTTCTCCAAAGCCCGACGTCGGCCAGGGTCAGGGCGAGAAAAAGGGCGAGCGTTGTCTTCATTGTAATACCTGTTAACGAAATGTGCAGTCTAGTAAGTCTGATGAGCCAATGAACGGTACGCTTTATACACGTTTTCGTTTTAATTTAAGGTATTAATTATGTATACCCGAGGTTGCAGAATTCGCTGGTAAACAAATATTATCAAACAAAGTCCTTATTGATGTACTTTAGTTAAGAAATAATGATcgcgttttcgtgtatgttgcaggataacctccttggtctcgaaatgttgtttgaaatataaaagccaacctccttggtctcgaaatattgttttgaaatataaaagccgattcttttatatttcaaacaacatttcgagaccaaggAGGTTATCTTGCAAtatacacgaaaacaagaactttatttctattctaatACGGCTCGGAAATATGCAGCCGATCGTTTTCCTATATAGCCACGAATTGggtcactgtgacgtcatgacaATTTTCGAAACGGCCTACATtgttttttgctgacgaaaagttcttcagtcatttgtgaatttgttttacaacatgtattgattgatgttttatgattatcagtcatcgactttattgttgcattagcaaaatACAAAATGCGAGCGAGATGAGCATCatttttctcataatcagttaatatTACGTATGATagtatatcgcagaataatgaccgcggtattcctttgatctttgcaatgaCCGTGGTAGAATTTATTGAAAGTGATACACAGACAAATCAtatgaacattttatttgatcTGAACAGTtcatgtattttattcatatatattaaCAAAGCATTGCTTCCATGGAGATGCGCTCGATAATGAATATTACCAACTACAAAATTGCAGTTATTTTTCCCGGGGATTTTCCAtacaatgatattttaaaaatgcaattacaattttaattttttgagaaaatttcTGTGCATTTTTCTACAACAGCAAAATGGAACTTCATAGCAAAATGGGAGGGTGGTACACATGTTAGAAAAAATCGAAATGAATTTATATCTCTTCAC is a window from the Ostrea edulis chromosome 5, xbOstEdul1.1, whole genome shotgun sequence genome containing:
- the LOC125651224 gene encoding uncharacterized protein LOC125651224 is translated as MKTTLALFLALTLADVGLWRTIGGASANNLGVGGQNQGWGNSGGVGHHQNGGIIDHHGGNIGSTQVDLGMDIGQFGQFDNSFNGGHIDNGQHGKGGIIGLHNMGKGGHHDNHNGGVIGGGALSHASADVSIGASVGAAVGGGIGVGGGIGGGIGGGMGGGIGGGMGGGIGGSMGGGIGGGMGGGIGGSMGGGIGGGMGGGRMGGFGGDIGGDVGGGFSIGGGSLGGSFDDSTINGNFDDTTIIGDQNINSISGSFDDSTIINRGGNLNSISGSFDDSTIIGGNPGSISGNFDDTTIIGGGNGGFGGGAGIGGGVGIGGGVGIGGGVGIGGGVGIGGGIGIGGGSRASAGASFGGGFGKKSGYGRKVKRFFKPRLFYKPKYGGYRMRSYLGYRRPSYKKIMPIPIKKIRFMRPYFMKKYRGYGY